A stretch of the Amycolatopsis sp. BJA-103 genome encodes the following:
- a CDS encoding right-handed parallel beta-helix repeat-containing protein, with amino-acid sequence MIARPHRLRRAALLVLLGPLALTACTTPADQAGPGPDPAEAPSGSVAQVCDKLPAGPAEAPAGAVKIDPAVPGDLAAKTRSNPAGTTFWLASGTHKLGDDRYDQVNPKQGNVYLGGPKAVLDGRKINQYAFSGNATDVKIQYLTVQGFAAPHDEGVVNHDSADGWIIEHSAVQDNDGAALMAGARQQVRGNCLRRNGQYGMNAYAQSNGITGLVVEGNEITGNNTGDWEAKIDGCGCTGGIKFWSVNGADITGNWVHDNRGVGLWADTNNNDFRIAGNVIENNDGSALMYETSYNAVITGNTIRRNNWVDGKGYIDRGDSFPVASIYISESGGEPRVKARTDKLEISGNSFENNWNGVTLWENSDRFCNSPANTSSGSCTRLVPEQGKCAQPAIAAGALNADCRWKTQRVEIHHNRFALDPAVANCEESCARMAMLANFGTFPEWSPYKGEVVQRAITFDQGNRLYDNTYSGPWNFVAFEPSRVLGFGEWQGSPYRQDQGSKFTRAGGG; translated from the coding sequence GTGATCGCACGACCGCACCGCCTCCGCCGGGCGGCACTTCTGGTGCTGCTCGGCCCGCTGGCGCTCACCGCCTGCACCACCCCGGCCGACCAGGCCGGACCGGGACCGGATCCGGCCGAGGCGCCGTCCGGTTCGGTCGCGCAGGTGTGCGACAAGCTCCCGGCGGGACCGGCGGAAGCGCCGGCGGGGGCGGTGAAGATCGACCCCGCGGTGCCGGGCGACCTCGCCGCGAAGACCCGGTCGAATCCGGCCGGGACGACGTTCTGGCTGGCATCGGGGACGCACAAACTCGGCGACGACCGCTACGACCAGGTCAACCCGAAGCAGGGGAACGTCTACCTCGGCGGGCCGAAAGCGGTCCTGGACGGCCGGAAGATCAACCAGTACGCCTTCTCCGGCAACGCCACCGACGTCAAGATCCAGTACCTGACCGTGCAGGGCTTCGCCGCGCCGCACGACGAGGGCGTGGTCAACCACGATTCGGCCGACGGCTGGATCATCGAGCACAGCGCCGTCCAGGACAACGACGGCGCGGCGCTGATGGCGGGCGCGCGGCAGCAGGTCCGGGGGAACTGCCTGCGGCGCAACGGGCAGTACGGGATGAACGCGTACGCGCAGAGCAACGGGATCACCGGTCTCGTCGTCGAGGGCAACGAGATCACCGGGAACAACACCGGCGACTGGGAAGCCAAGATCGACGGCTGCGGCTGCACCGGCGGGATCAAGTTCTGGTCGGTCAACGGCGCGGACATCACCGGCAACTGGGTGCACGACAACCGCGGCGTCGGGCTGTGGGCCGACACGAACAACAACGACTTCCGCATCGCGGGCAACGTCATCGAGAACAACGACGGTTCCGCGCTGATGTACGAGACCAGCTACAACGCCGTCATCACCGGCAACACCATCCGCCGGAACAACTGGGTGGACGGCAAGGGCTACATCGACCGCGGCGACAGCTTCCCGGTGGCGTCGATCTACATCTCCGAGTCCGGCGGCGAGCCGAGGGTGAAGGCACGCACGGACAAACTGGAGATCTCCGGCAACTCGTTCGAGAACAACTGGAACGGCGTCACCCTGTGGGAGAACTCCGACCGGTTCTGCAACAGCCCGGCCAACACCTCGTCCGGCTCCTGCACGCGACTGGTGCCCGAGCAGGGCAAATGCGCGCAGCCCGCGATCGCGGCCGGCGCGCTGAACGCCGACTGCCGGTGGAAGACCCAGCGCGTCGAGATCCACCACAACCGGTTCGCGCTCGATCCGGCCGTCGCCAACTGCGAAGAGAGCTGCGCGCGGATGGCGATGCTCGCGAACTTCGGCACGTTCCCGGAGTGGTCGCCGTACAAGGGCGAGGTCGTCCAGCGGGCGATCACCTTCGACCAGGGCAACCGGCTCTACGACAACACCTACTCCGGGCCGTGGAACTTCGTGGCCTTCGAGCCGAGCCGCGTGCTGGGCTTCGGTGAATGGCAGGGTTCGCCGTACCGTCAGGACCAGGGCAGCAAATTCACCCGCGCGGGAGGTGGCTGA
- a CDS encoding glutamate-1-semialdehyde 2,1-aminomutase, producing MSRQLPESMRANERLHAMIPGGAHTYAKGDDQYPENLAPVISHGRGAHVWDVDGNEYIEYGSGLRAVSLGHVHPRVSEAAHREIDRGANFARPSIVEERAAAKFLETVPTAEMVKFAKNGSDATTAAVKLARAATGRPLVAICRDHAFFSIDDWFIGTTAMSTGIPDEITELTVSFPYGDLPATEQMLREHEGRIACLILEASTQLEPPAGYLAGLRDLADRYGCVLVFDEMITGFRWSEAGAQGLYGVTPDLSTFGKALGNGFAVSALAGKRELMELGGLRTAGDRVFLLSTTHGAETHSLAAAIAVMETYTEEGIAARLHALGDRLAAGVREVAASAGVEEHVVVRGRASNLVFGTLDAEKKPSQDYRTLFLRQLVTGGVLGPSFVVSSALSEEDIDRTVEVVSQACLVYRKALDADDPAPWLGGRSVKPVFRRRV from the coding sequence GTGTCCCGTCAGCTTCCCGAGTCCATGCGGGCCAACGAGCGTCTCCACGCGATGATCCCCGGAGGCGCGCACACCTACGCCAAGGGCGACGACCAGTACCCGGAGAACCTGGCACCGGTCATCTCCCACGGGCGCGGCGCGCATGTCTGGGACGTCGACGGGAACGAGTACATCGAGTACGGCTCGGGGCTGCGCGCGGTCAGCCTCGGGCACGTGCACCCGCGGGTCAGCGAAGCGGCCCACCGGGAGATCGACCGGGGCGCCAACTTCGCCCGTCCGTCCATTGTGGAGGAACGGGCGGCGGCGAAGTTCCTCGAAACCGTTCCCACCGCGGAAATGGTCAAGTTCGCCAAGAACGGCTCGGACGCCACCACGGCCGCGGTCAAGCTCGCCAGGGCGGCCACCGGCAGGCCGCTGGTGGCGATCTGCCGCGACCACGCCTTCTTCTCCATCGACGACTGGTTCATCGGCACCACGGCGATGTCCACGGGCATCCCCGATGAGATCACCGAACTCACCGTGTCGTTCCCCTACGGCGACCTGCCCGCGACGGAACAGATGCTGCGGGAGCACGAAGGCCGGATCGCCTGCCTGATCCTGGAGGCGTCCACCCAGCTCGAACCGCCCGCCGGATACCTCGCCGGCCTGCGGGACCTCGCCGACCGCTACGGCTGCGTCCTGGTCTTCGACGAGATGATCACCGGATTCCGCTGGTCCGAGGCTGGCGCGCAGGGGCTCTACGGCGTCACGCCGGATCTCTCGACGTTCGGCAAGGCGCTCGGCAACGGATTCGCGGTCTCGGCGCTGGCGGGCAAACGCGAACTGATGGAACTCGGCGGCCTTCGCACCGCCGGGGACCGCGTCTTCCTGCTGTCCACCACGCACGGCGCCGAGACGCATTCACTGGCCGCCGCGATCGCGGTCATGGAGACCTACACCGAAGAAGGCATCGCCGCGCGGCTGCACGCGCTCGGCGACCGGCTCGCCGCCGGGGTCCGCGAAGTCGCGGCCTCGGCCGGAGTCGAGGAACACGTCGTCGTGCGCGGCCGGGCGAGCAATCTCGTCTTCGGCACGCTCGACGCGGAAAAGAAACCGTCGCAGGACTACCGAACGTTGTTCCTGCGGCAACTGGTCACGGGCGGGGTCCTCGGACCGTCGTTCGTGGTCAGCAGCGCGTTGTCCGAAGAAGATATCGACCGAACGGTCGAAGTGGTCTCGCAGGCCTGCCTCGTGTATCGCAAAGCTCTCGACGCGGATGACCCGGCGCCGTGGCTGGGTGGCCGTTCGGTCAAGCCGGTGTTTCGGAGAAGGGTATGA
- a CDS encoding polysaccharide pyruvyl transferase family protein yields MTSPARIGLFGLLGSGNLGNDGSFEAVLGYLRAEHPDAALSVMCGGPEIVASRHELETTALNWYQGEYRTASGPLSIAMKGFGKLVDVFRTAAWARRQDVVIVPGMGVLESTLPLRPWGFPYALLLLSASGRLVGTKVALVSVGASVSTHRATRSIIGWAARLATFRSYRDEPSREAMRTMGVDVTNDRVYPDLAFALPAPSEPVQPRSVGVGVMAYRGGNDDRARADEIYESYVDNMTRFVARLVADGRPVRLFIGDQADRQVVDEIIRELDSPLIAAADTSTLDDVLRAMSAVETVVATRYHNVLCALKLAKPTLSVGYAGKNDVLMTALGLGDFCQSAKEIDFDALVRQFTELETRAGELTGILAKRGDEQVRLLDEQFAELSAAFLPMGVR; encoded by the coding sequence TTGACCTCGCCCGCGAGAATCGGGCTGTTCGGACTCCTCGGATCCGGGAACCTCGGCAACGACGGTTCCTTCGAGGCGGTTCTCGGGTACTTGCGCGCGGAACATCCAGACGCCGCGCTCAGCGTGATGTGCGGCGGTCCGGAAATCGTCGCGTCGCGCCACGAACTCGAGACGACCGCGTTGAACTGGTATCAGGGTGAGTACCGGACGGCCTCGGGACCGCTGTCCATCGCCATGAAGGGCTTCGGGAAACTCGTCGACGTCTTCCGCACGGCGGCGTGGGCACGCCGCCAGGACGTGGTGATCGTGCCGGGGATGGGCGTCCTCGAATCCACCCTTCCGTTGCGCCCGTGGGGTTTCCCGTACGCCTTGCTGCTGCTTTCGGCGTCCGGCCGTCTGGTCGGCACCAAGGTGGCCTTGGTGAGCGTCGGCGCCAGCGTGAGCACGCACCGGGCCACCCGGTCGATCATCGGCTGGGCCGCGCGGCTGGCGACGTTCCGGTCGTACCGGGACGAGCCGTCACGGGAAGCGATGCGCACGATGGGGGTGGACGTCACGAACGACCGCGTCTACCCGGATCTCGCCTTCGCCCTCCCGGCACCGTCGGAACCGGTGCAGCCCCGCTCCGTCGGGGTCGGCGTGATGGCCTATCGCGGCGGGAACGACGACCGGGCGCGCGCCGACGAGATCTACGAGTCCTATGTGGACAACATGACCCGGTTCGTCGCCAGGCTCGTCGCCGACGGCCGCCCGGTGCGGTTGTTCATCGGCGACCAGGCCGACCGGCAGGTCGTCGACGAGATCATCCGGGAGCTGGATTCCCCGCTGATCGCCGCCGCCGATACGTCCACTTTGGACGATGTGCTGCGGGCGATGTCGGCGGTCGAGACCGTCGTCGCCACCCGCTACCACAACGTCCTGTGCGCGCTGAAGCTGGCGAAACCGACGCTGTCCGTCGGGTACGCCGGCAAGAACGACGTCCTCATGACCGCACTGGGGCTGGGGGACTTCTGCCAGTCCGCCAAGGAGATCGATTTCGACGCGCTGGTGCGCCAGTTCACCGAACTCGAAACCCGGGCGGGCGAACTGACCGGGATCCTGGCGAAACGCGGCGACGAACAGGTACGACTACTGGACGAGCAGTTCGCCGAACTGTCGGCCGCCTTCCTGCCGATGGGAGTCCGATGA
- a CDS encoding phosphatase PAP2 family protein translates to MITGPPALPPRARVPLWTLGAFGFVVALVLALRYAGTSHTAGLDALVLPVVDRVEGPLWYLATAIDFAGEPVGAIIVIALFGWLCLRHRRPRTAILLVAASGVTVALTTGLKPLTGRLIHGEFLSYPSGHTAFAVTVATVVALLVIDVRGLGPLGGAGVLVGLVAFAGLAMGWAEVALGAHYPTDTFGGFGVAVTVVPVVAWAVDRLTRPA, encoded by the coding sequence GTGATCACTGGTCCGCCCGCACTCCCACCGCGGGCGCGGGTCCCGCTCTGGACCTTGGGCGCCTTCGGCTTCGTCGTCGCCCTCGTACTCGCCCTGCGCTACGCCGGGACCTCCCACACCGCCGGGCTGGACGCCCTCGTCCTCCCCGTCGTCGACCGGGTCGAAGGGCCGCTCTGGTACCTGGCGACCGCGATCGACTTCGCGGGCGAACCGGTGGGCGCGATCATCGTCATCGCGCTGTTCGGCTGGCTGTGCCTGCGGCACCGACGGCCACGGACGGCGATCCTGCTCGTGGCCGCCTCCGGGGTGACCGTGGCGCTGACCACCGGCCTGAAACCCCTGACCGGCAGGCTGATCCATGGCGAATTCCTCTCGTACCCCAGTGGGCACACGGCCTTCGCGGTGACGGTGGCGACCGTGGTCGCTCTGCTGGTGATCGACGTGCGCGGTCTCGGGCCTCTTGGCGGGGCCGGGGTGCTGGTGGGCCTGGTCGCTTTCGCGGGCCTCGCGATGGGGTGGGCCGAGGTGGCGCTCGGGGCGCACTATCCGACGGACACCTTCGGGGGTTTCGGGGTGGCTGTCACGGTGGTGCCGGTGGTGGCGTGGGCGGTGGACCGGCTCACGCGGCCCGCCTGA
- a CDS encoding glycosyltransferase family 2 protein, with protein sequence MSTAPRLSIGLPVYNGEDYLAESLDALLGQSYENFELIISDNASTDRTEEISRGYAKLDSRVRYVRQPVNIGCAPNHNYCVDIARGELFKWASDDDLYARDLLERCVEALDEHPEFVLSHSWTAMIDEKGIVTQALEYPLNTVSPHAAERFRSTLFAPGGDDDGAVIRTDVLRRVAPLDSYHHADRTIISELALHGPFHQVPDWLYFRRDHPGRSEHEHPTVRRRATNLDPKRADKLRHPMIRLLGEYVLGYANAIRNAPISGAEKRECFRYLRQWMLNRAGNPAMGRMPVQAEAETGPREVSVVSVVAGQEGRLP encoded by the coding sequence ATGAGCACCGCTCCTCGGCTGAGCATCGGGCTCCCGGTCTACAACGGCGAGGACTACCTCGCCGAATCGCTGGACGCACTCCTCGGCCAAAGCTACGAGAACTTCGAACTGATCATCTCGGACAACGCGTCCACGGATCGCACCGAAGAGATCAGCCGTGGGTACGCGAAGCTGGATTCCCGCGTGCGCTACGTGCGGCAGCCGGTGAACATCGGCTGCGCGCCCAACCACAACTACTGCGTCGACATCGCCCGCGGTGAGCTGTTCAAATGGGCCTCCGACGACGACCTCTACGCGCGCGACCTGCTGGAGCGTTGTGTCGAGGCGCTCGACGAGCACCCCGAGTTCGTCCTGTCGCACTCGTGGACGGCGATGATCGACGAGAAGGGCATCGTCACGCAGGCGCTGGAGTACCCGCTCAACACGGTTTCGCCGCACGCCGCGGAACGCTTCCGCAGCACGCTGTTCGCGCCCGGCGGGGACGACGACGGCGCGGTCATCCGCACCGACGTGCTGCGCCGCGTCGCGCCGCTGGACAGCTACCACCACGCGGACCGCACGATCATCTCGGAACTGGCCCTGCACGGCCCGTTCCACCAGGTGCCCGACTGGCTGTACTTCCGGCGCGACCACCCCGGCCGCTCCGAACACGAGCACCCCACCGTGCGCAGGCGTGCCACCAACCTCGACCCGAAGCGGGCCGACAAACTGCGTCACCCGATGATCCGGCTGCTCGGCGAGTACGTCCTGGGTTACGCCAACGCGATCCGCAACGCGCCGATCTCCGGCGCGGAGAAGCGCGAATGCTTCCGGTACCTGCGGCAGTGGATGCTGAACCGGGCCGGGAACCCGGCCATGGGACGGATGCCGGTGCAGGCCGAGGCCGAAACCGGTCCGCGTGAGGTGTCGGTGGTCTCGGTAGTGGCCGGCCAGGAGGGACGACTCCCTTGA
- the rfbC gene encoding dTDP-4-dehydrorhamnose 3,5-epimerase produces the protein MKVIPVPAIAGAFLFEPTPHADERGFFSRTFDADVVRSAGIDPNGFLQDSVSRSRKGVLRGMHLRSGEGEAKLVRCSWGAVFDVVVDLRPDSPTYLGKETFDLSGETQVSLYIPAGCAHGFQALTEYADVSYRIDRAHDPAEDVAIAYDDPELAIDWPLPAAFVSERDRRALPLSAVLQNTR, from the coding sequence ATGAAGGTGATCCCGGTGCCCGCCATCGCGGGCGCGTTCCTGTTCGAGCCGACCCCGCACGCCGACGAGCGAGGCTTCTTCAGCCGCACGTTCGACGCCGACGTCGTCCGATCGGCCGGGATCGACCCGAACGGGTTCCTCCAGGACAGTGTTTCCCGGTCCCGCAAGGGAGTGCTGCGCGGGATGCACCTCCGCTCCGGCGAGGGTGAGGCGAAACTGGTCCGGTGCTCGTGGGGCGCCGTCTTCGACGTCGTCGTCGACCTGAGGCCGGATTCGCCGACCTATCTCGGCAAGGAGACGTTCGACCTGTCCGGGGAGACCCAGGTCTCGCTGTACATCCCGGCCGGGTGCGCGCATGGTTTCCAGGCGCTCACCGAGTACGCCGACGTCTCCTACCGGATCGACCGCGCGCACGATCCCGCCGAAGACGTCGCGATCGCCTACGACGACCCCGAACTGGCGATCGACTGGCCGCTTCCGGCGGCCTTCGTCTCGGAGCGGGACCGCCGTGCCCTCCCGCTCTCCGCGGTACTACAGAACACGAGGTGA
- a CDS encoding right-handed parallel beta-helix repeat-containing protein, with the protein MCGTTVGVPSAPEGAQVIEPGTDLTDRTRFSPPGSTFWLAPGEHTLSSDQFGQVMPKDGNVYLGAPGAVLNGRGLNRAAFTTSAKDVVIRGLTIRGFVAERDQGVVNHDSGERWTIEGNVIENNEGAGMMTGTGQRVIGNCLRNNGQYGINAYRFGGGLADLVIEGNEISGNNTGDWETKVPGCGCSGGAKFWAVNGADIVGNWVHGNHGVGLWADTNNNDFLIEDNLIEDNASEGLFYEISYNLELIGNTFRRNALVQGRTRAAKGDNFPVAAVYLSESGGEPRLPARTSRIDIRGNMFSDNWSGITLWENADRFCNSPANTSTLSCTALVSPTPTCSDPGIATEPLYGDCRWKTQRVSVHENTFEFDSTMEGCLGLCGRMAVLSNYGTFPAWSPYRGAVVSEAITFRQDNRWYDNQYYGPWTFVAHDTSRRLTAEQWKAAPYLQDTCSGFGESMTC; encoded by the coding sequence GTGTGCGGCACGACCGTCGGCGTCCCTTCCGCCCCGGAAGGCGCCCAGGTCATCGAACCGGGCACCGACCTGACCGACAGGACCCGGTTCAGCCCGCCGGGGAGCACGTTCTGGCTGGCACCCGGCGAGCACACGCTGAGTTCCGACCAGTTCGGCCAGGTGATGCCCAAGGACGGCAACGTCTACCTCGGCGCGCCCGGCGCCGTGCTCAACGGTCGCGGGCTCAACCGCGCGGCCTTCACCACGTCGGCCAAGGACGTGGTGATCCGCGGGCTGACCATCCGCGGCTTCGTCGCCGAACGGGATCAGGGCGTTGTCAACCACGACTCCGGCGAACGCTGGACCATCGAAGGCAACGTCATCGAGAACAACGAAGGCGCCGGGATGATGACCGGCACCGGCCAGCGGGTGATCGGGAACTGCCTGCGGAACAACGGTCAGTACGGCATCAACGCCTACCGGTTCGGTGGCGGGCTGGCCGATCTGGTGATCGAAGGCAACGAGATCTCCGGGAACAACACCGGCGACTGGGAAACGAAGGTCCCTGGCTGCGGTTGCAGCGGCGGTGCGAAGTTCTGGGCCGTGAACGGCGCCGACATCGTCGGCAACTGGGTCCACGGCAACCACGGTGTCGGGCTCTGGGCCGACACGAACAACAACGATTTCCTCATCGAGGACAATCTGATCGAGGACAACGCGTCCGAAGGGCTGTTCTACGAGATCTCCTACAACCTGGAGCTGATCGGGAACACTTTCCGGCGCAACGCGCTGGTACAGGGCCGCACCCGGGCCGCCAAGGGCGACAACTTCCCGGTCGCCGCGGTGTACCTGAGCGAGTCCGGTGGTGAGCCGAGGCTGCCCGCCCGGACCAGCCGGATCGACATCCGGGGCAACATGTTCTCCGACAACTGGTCGGGGATCACGCTGTGGGAGAACGCGGACCGGTTCTGCAACAGTCCGGCCAACACCTCCACGCTCTCCTGTACGGCGCTGGTCTCACCGACGCCCACCTGCTCGGATCCGGGCATCGCGACCGAGCCGCTGTACGGCGACTGCCGGTGGAAGACCCAGCGCGTTTCGGTGCACGAGAACACGTTCGAGTTCGATTCGACGATGGAGGGCTGTCTCGGCCTCTGCGGGCGGATGGCGGTGCTCTCGAACTACGGGACCTTCCCGGCCTGGTCGCCGTACCGGGGTGCCGTGGTCTCGGAGGCGATCACCTTCCGGCAGGACAACCGGTGGTACGACAACCAGTACTACGGGCCTTGGACGTTCGTCGCCCACGACACGTCGCGGCGGCTGACCGCGGAACAATGGAAGGCGGCGCCCTATCTGCAGGACACCTGCAGCGGGTTCGGAGAGTCGATGACCTGCTGA
- a CDS encoding glycosyltransferase family 4 protein, which yields MKVLVIHNRYRSEQPSGENNVVDQEVALLGEAGHDVSLFEKRSDDIAEMSLPRKAIVPLQVPWNRAVRAELARRLADDRPDIVHIHNTFPLLSPSVLAACADAGVPTVATVHNYSLICPPGTLYREGYICTDCVGRKPIPAVRHGCYRGSGLATVPMAASLVLNRNRWWTGVSQFFCISKAQREVLIAAGMPAERLAVKYNYVGDPGKTRKGAGEHVLFLGRITAEKGIGLLMTAWDQLAAVGGPLPPLVIAGTGPMQDEVARWAHGRDDVRYVGLQSKEECRDLIARSNAVVAPSEWLEAFGLVVVEAMAAGVPTVAAAHGAFRELVEDGVTGLLHEPGNPESLAARLREIVGDAERNQEMGWAARLVYEQEFTPKVGLERLVGGYQAAIDA from the coding sequence GTGAAGGTCCTCGTGATCCACAACCGGTACAGATCCGAGCAGCCGAGCGGCGAGAACAACGTCGTCGACCAGGAGGTCGCGCTGCTGGGTGAGGCCGGGCACGACGTCAGCCTGTTCGAAAAGCGCAGCGACGACATCGCGGAGATGTCCTTGCCGCGCAAGGCCATCGTCCCGCTCCAGGTGCCGTGGAACCGGGCCGTGCGCGCGGAGCTGGCCAGACGGCTGGCCGACGACCGGCCGGACATCGTCCACATCCACAACACGTTCCCGCTGCTGTCGCCTTCGGTGCTGGCCGCCTGCGCCGACGCCGGGGTCCCGACGGTCGCGACCGTGCACAACTACAGCCTGATCTGCCCGCCCGGCACGCTGTACCGCGAGGGCTACATCTGCACCGACTGCGTGGGCCGCAAGCCGATCCCGGCGGTGCGGCACGGGTGCTACCGCGGGTCGGGGCTCGCCACCGTGCCGATGGCGGCGAGCCTGGTGCTGAACCGCAATCGCTGGTGGACCGGGGTTTCACAGTTCTTCTGCATCTCGAAAGCCCAGCGTGAGGTGCTGATCGCCGCCGGGATGCCCGCCGAACGGCTCGCGGTGAAGTACAACTACGTCGGCGATCCGGGCAAGACGCGCAAGGGCGCGGGGGAGCACGTGCTGTTCCTCGGCCGGATCACCGCCGAAAAGGGCATCGGCCTGCTGATGACGGCCTGGGACCAGCTCGCCGCCGTGGGCGGGCCCCTGCCGCCGCTGGTGATCGCCGGCACCGGCCCGATGCAGGACGAAGTCGCCCGCTGGGCACACGGCCGCGACGACGTCCGCTACGTCGGACTTCAGTCCAAAGAGGAATGCCGGGACCTGATCGCCCGCTCGAACGCCGTCGTCGCCCCCTCGGAATGGCTGGAAGCGTTCGGGCTGGTCGTGGTCGAGGCGATGGCCGCCGGTGTCCCGACGGTCGCCGCGGCCCACGGCGCCTTCCGCGAACTCGTCGAAGACGGTGTCACCGGCCTGCTGCACGAACCGGGCAACCCGGAATCGCTCGCGGCGCGGCTGCGCGAGATCGTCGGCGACGCCGAACGGAACCAGGAGATGGGCTGGGCGGCCAGGCTGGTGTACGAACAGGAGTTCACGCCGAAGGTCGGTCTGGAAAGACTTGTCGGCGGCTACCAGGCCGCGATCGACGCGTGA
- a CDS encoding right-handed parallel beta-helix repeat-containing protein, translating into MPAFLVILMLLATGVVTALPAEASPVAVCDAGPVSPSKPDGAVVVEPGTDLSVKTRELPAGTTFWLAGGKHTLGADEFGQIIPKDGNAYLGAPGAVLDGGGVNRYAFTQQARDVVIRGLTIRGFAAPRDQGVVNHDSGEHWTIEGNTIEANRGAAMMAGPRQQIRRNCLRNNGQYGINAYRAGDGITGLLVEGNEITGNNTDDWEKQVPGCGCSGGAKFWAVDGADVRGNWVHHNHGAGLWADTNNNDFLIEDNLIEDNEAEALFYEISYNLVVRGNTFRRNTLVQGRAFAARGDDFPVGTIYLSEAGGEPRIRARTSSVEIVDNVFEDNWAGITLWENADRFCNSPANTSSGSCTRLVPSVSTCSAPGIASRPLYDDCRWKTQRVSIHGNKFSHGPDCSGLCGRMAMLANFGTFPEWSPYRGDVVSEAITFRQENRWYDNAYTGAWRFVVHDTSRTVGASAWQGAPYSQDACSSFGDGGC; encoded by the coding sequence ATGCCCGCGTTCCTGGTCATCTTGATGCTGCTCGCGACAGGGGTCGTCACGGCCTTACCGGCCGAGGCTTCCCCTGTCGCGGTCTGCGACGCGGGACCGGTGAGCCCGTCGAAACCCGACGGCGCCGTGGTCGTCGAACCCGGGACCGACCTTTCCGTGAAGACGCGCGAACTCCCGGCCGGCACGACGTTCTGGCTGGCCGGGGGCAAGCACACGCTCGGCGCGGACGAGTTCGGGCAGATCATCCCGAAGGACGGCAACGCCTATCTCGGCGCGCCCGGCGCGGTCTTGGACGGTGGCGGCGTCAACCGCTACGCGTTCACCCAGCAGGCGCGCGACGTCGTCATCCGCGGCCTCACGATCCGCGGTTTCGCGGCACCGCGGGATCAGGGTGTGGTCAACCACGACTCCGGCGAGCACTGGACCATCGAGGGCAACACCATCGAAGCCAACCGCGGCGCCGCGATGATGGCGGGACCGCGTCAGCAGATCCGGCGGAACTGCCTGCGGAACAACGGGCAGTACGGCATCAACGCCTACCGGGCGGGCGACGGGATCACCGGGCTGCTCGTCGAGGGCAACGAGATCACCGGGAACAACACCGACGACTGGGAGAAGCAGGTTCCCGGTTGCGGCTGCAGCGGTGGCGCCAAGTTCTGGGCCGTCGACGGCGCCGACGTCCGCGGCAACTGGGTCCACCACAACCACGGCGCCGGCCTGTGGGCGGACACGAACAACAACGACTTCCTCATCGAGGACAACCTGATCGAGGACAACGAGGCGGAGGCGTTGTTCTACGAGATCTCCTACAACCTCGTGGTCCGCGGGAACACCTTTCGCCGGAACACCCTCGTCCAGGGCCGCGCGTTCGCCGCGCGGGGTGACGACTTCCCGGTCGGGACGATTTATCTTTCCGAGGCCGGCGGGGAACCTCGTATTCGTGCGCGAACTTCCTCGGTGGAGATCGTCGACAACGTCTTCGAGGACAACTGGGCCGGAATCACCCTGTGGGAGAACGCGGACCGCTTCTGCAACAGCCCGGCGAACACCTCGTCCGGCTCGTGCACCCGGCTGGTCCCCTCGGTTTCGACCTGTTCGGCGCCCGGAATCGCGTCACGGCCGCTGTACGACGACTGCCGCTGGAAGACCCAGCGGGTTTCCATTCACGGCAACAAGTTCTCTCACGGGCCTGATTGCTCAGGTCTGTGCGGGCGGATGGCGATGCTGGCGAACTTCGGGACCTTTCCGGAGTGGTCGCCTTATCGCGGCGATGTCGTTTCGGAGGCGATCACCTTCCGGCAGGAGAACCGGTGGTACGACAACGCTTATACGGGAGCTTGGCGGTTTGTCGTTCATGACACTTCGCGGACGGTGGGGGCTTCGGCTTGGCAGGGGGCTCCTTACTCGCAGGACGCCTGTAGTTCTTTTGGGGATGGTGGCTGCTGA